The genomic region ACGTTCCTGGCTCCAGACACTGGCACCAAGTCCGAATTCGGAATCGTTTGCAAGTTCGATGGCTTCATCCTCTGTTTTTACAGTAATAATCGGTGCCACAGGTCCGAAAGTTTCCTCTGTCATGACTTTCATGTCTCTTGTAACTCCGCTGAGAACGGTTGGAGAATACATGAATCCCTGACTTGCCATTCTTCCACCCGGGATAAGAGGGTTTGCACCTTTTGATATTGCATCTTTAACCTGATCTTCAAGCACAAGCATTTGCTCATTCCTAACCATTGGTCCGATGTCTGTTTCAGGGTCCATTGGGTCGCCGATTTTCAGGTTGAGAGTTCCCTCTGCAAACTTTTCTGTGAACTTCTCGGCTACTTCTTCCATGACTATAAAACGCTTGGCTGCAATGCAAGTTTGTCCGGTATTGATGAAACGGCTTGGAACAGCAACTTTTGCAGCCATCTCGACATTTGCATCATCAAGGACTATGAACGGGTCACTTCCACCAAGTTCCAGCACGAATTTCTTCATGTTATGGGCAGCGAGTTCGGCAACCTTCTGTCCCGCATCGTGCCCTCCTGTGAATGATACGGCTTTCACTTCATCTCTTGAAATAAGTGAGGATGCAGTCTTTCCATCAACTATCATTGTCTGGAAGACACCTTCAGGAAATCCAGCTTCAAGGAAAATGTTCTCAATCTCAAGAGCACACAGGGGAACATAGCTTGAATGCTTGAGCAGCATTACATTTCCGCCAGCCAGCACATGTGCTGCTGCACTTAAAACCT from Methanolobus tindarius DSM 2278 harbors:
- a CDS encoding NAD-dependent succinate-semialdehyde dehydrogenase, which encodes MTTISSINPTTSTVISEVEMHTNEQVSRMLKKSAQTFEEWKRTDVSERNELLKNFAELLRKNKEEYGKLITTEMGKVMKQAVPEVAKCASMFDYFADNAEKMLEPEPAEEGACDQMIHYEPMGAVLAIKPWNFPFWQVLSAAAHVLAGGNVMLLKHSSYVPLCALEIENIFLEAGFPEGVFQTMIVDGKTASSLISRDEVKAVSFTGGHDAGQKVAELAAHNMKKFVLELGGSDPFIVLDDANVEMAAKVAVPSRFINTGQTCIAAKRFIVMEEVAEKFTEKFAEGTLNLKIGDPMDPETDIGPMVRNEQMLVLEDQVKDAISKGANPLIPGGRMASQGFMYSPTVLSGVTRDMKVMTEETFGPVAPIITVKTEDEAIELANDSEFGLGASVWSQERDRAMRVASELETGMVGVNSFCTPQACLPFGGVKKSGMGRELSRHGFLEFMNIKAVKLM